TGTATGGGCGCGACCACTCGCTCTTGAAGCGGACATTGGGCGACGCGGCCGCGGGCAGCATGCGCGGCGTGGCCGTGATCTTCGAGGACACGCCGGACACCGAGATTGAGGAACTTCACCGGCTGGGCGTGCGGGGGGCGCGATGCAATGCGCTGTTCAGCGGGGGCGTTTCGATCGCCAGCGTGCAGTCGATTGCCGATCGGGTGAAGGGGCTGGGTTGGCACGTTCAACTGCTCGTCAATATCGATGAGGACATCCGCCTCGTTCAGGGCCTCGCAGAGAAGGGCATGACCGTGGTGGTGGACCACTTCGGCCATCCCTCGGACTGCAGCGACATCGACAGCCGGGGCATCCGGAGCCTGCGGAGCCTGATGCGGGAAGGGTGCGCCTGGGTCAAGTTCTCGGGCGCCTACCGGATCTCTGCGGCGGCATCCGGCGTGGACCCTGCCGTGCTGCCGCTGGCGCACAGCCTGGTGCAGGCCAATCCCCACCGCATCGTCTGGGGATCGGACTGGCCCCACCCCGGCATCGACGCCACATCCATCGCCAGCGCGGAACTGGCAAGCCTCATCACCCACTGGTTTCCCGAAGAAATCAGGCGCAAGGCGCTGGTCGACAACCCGACCCGGCTTTATTGGGAAGACTGATTTTTCTAAAAAGGAGACATGGCATGTTCAATGCACCATCCAGCCGCAGAGGCTTCTTGCAAGGCGCCGCATCGCTCGCGGCATGTTCCATGACGGTCCCGTCCGGGGCCCAGAACCGCTTTCCCTGGAAACCGATCACGCTGGTGGTGCCCTTCGCGCCCGGCGGGAATGTGGATATCGTCGCGCGCTCGCTGGGCGTGCCGCTGACCAAGTGGGTCGGGCAGTCCGTGATCGTGGACAACCGTGCGGGCGGCGGGGGCGCCGTCGGAACGAGCACGGTAGCGCGGGCCGAGGCTGACGGGCACACCTTGCTGGTGGCAACGCCCGGGCAGTTGGGCACCCTTCCGGAGATCATCAAAACGCCTTACAAGGCCGACAGCCTGGTGCCGGTGGCGGTGCTCAGCCGCACACCGGTCGTCGTGGTCGTGCGTGCCAACGACCCGCGGTTCAAGACCGCGGCCGATTTCATCAAGGCCGTGAAGTCCACGAGCCAGGGCGTGGCGGTCGGCCACGCGGGGCCGGGCTCTCCCAATCACCTGGCGTTGCTCCAGTTCGAGGATTCCGCCCAGGCCCAGGTCAATGCGGTGCCCTACAAAGGATCGGGGCCGGCTTTGGTGGACCTGATGGGCGGCCAGATCGACGCGGTGATCGATCAGATCACCAGCTCCACCCCGCACATCAAAGGTGGCGCGCTCCGCGCACTGATGGTGCTGGGACCGCAGGCGGGCGGGCTGCTCGCGAGCGTGCCGACGCAGGCCCAACTGGGCTTGCCGGTGTTCGATGCGACCACCTTCGTCGGGGTCTTCGCGCCCAAGGCGACGCCTGCCGCCAACGTTGCCAGCCTGCATGAATGGATCACCAAATCGGTGGCCCAGCCGGAGTTCACCAACGTGATCCGGGATCTGGGCAGCGAGCCGGTGGGGGAGGGCGGGGCCGCGCTGCAACGGCTGGTGAGTGGCGAAGTCGCCCTGGCCACGCGAATGGTCAAGCAAGGACGGCTCAAAGCCGACTGAGCCGTCACGTGGGCTTTGGCGTGAGGCCCGGCCACACCCAGCCTGCCGAGGCCATCGCCCCCCGCCCTTTCGATGCGCCGCGCTCGGCCCTTGACGGGGCCACGCGGCGCAGGGCGCTTCTTTTCGTCATCGCAGGACCCTGAAATTGATTGCAATCATTCCAGCCCCGGCGCCGCTGGACGGCGACTACCCGCGTTTTCTACAGGCATTGGCCGCCGAGGGTTTCCGGGGCGAAATCACATCGCAATACGCGGACCGCACCGTGCTGGCGACAGACAACTCGATCTATCAGCGGCTGCCCCAGGCCGTGGTCTTACCGCGGGATGCCGCGGACGTCGAAACCCTCGCGAAGCTGCTCGCCAGGCCGGAGCACCGGCGGGTGGTGGTTTCTCCGCGGGGCGGCGGCACGGGCACCAACGGGCAATCCCTGACCGATGGCATCGCCGTGGATCTTTCCCGGCATCTCAACCAGATCCTGTGGATCGATCCCGTGCGCAGGGTGGCCCGGGTGCAGGCCGGCGTCGTCAAGGACCAGTTGAATGCGGCGCTGAAAGCGCATGGATTGTTCTTTGCCCCCGAACTGTCCACGTCCAACCGCGCCACGATCGGCGGCATGATCAACACCGACGCCAGCGGCCAGGGCAGTTGCACCTACGGCAAGACCCGCGACCACGTGCAGGTGCTGGACATGGTCCTGCTGGGGGGCGTGCGGTTTGCCAGCCGGTCGGTCGATACCGGGGAACTGCCGTTGCGATTGAAGGAAAGTGGCCTGGTGGGCGACGTCTGGCGCTGCGCGCACCGGATCGCCACGGAGCATGCCGAGCTGATCGAGGCGCGCTTTCCCAAGCTCAATCGCTGCCTGACCGGCTATGACCTGGCGCACCTGAAAGAGCCCGGCGGTTGCTTCAACCTCAACAGCGTTTTGTGTGGGGCGGAAGGCTCGCTGGGCTTCGTCGTCGAGGCGGAAATCGGCCTGCTGCCCATCCCCCGCCATTCCATGCTGGTCAATGTGCGTTACGCCAGCTTCATGGATGCGCTGCGCGATGCGCGGGTGTTGATGGAGCACCGCCCGTTGTCGATCGAGACGGTCGATTCGCGGGTCTTGATGCTAGCGATGGAGGACATCGTCTGGCAGGACGTGGCGGAATACTTCCCTGCCCAGGCCGACCCGGCGCCGACGCGTGGCATCAACCTGGTCGAATTCTGCGCGGACTCGGAGGACGAGGTGCGCACTCGCGTGGCGGCCTTCACGGGGCACCTCGCCCGCAACCCCACCGTGAGCCGCATCGGTCACACCATTGCATCGGGCCGCACGGCCGTCGACAAGGTCTATGCCATGCGCAAGCGCGCCGTCGGCTTGCTGGGCAACGTGCAGGGTGAGGCCCGGCCCCAGCCTTTCGTCGAAGACACGGCCGTGCCGCCAGAGAAGCTCGCCGACTACATCGAAGAGTTCAGGGCATTGCTGGACCGCCATGGGCTGAGCTATGGCATGTTCGGCCACGTGGATGCGGGTGTGCTGCACGTCCGGCCCGCCCTGGACCTGAAGAACCCCGCCCATGCGGCGCTGATCCGAACCATTTCCGACGAGGTCGCCGGGCTGACCCTGAAATACGGTGGTGTACTCTGGGGCGAGCACGGCAAGGGAGTCCGTTCCGAATACGCGCCGAAGTATTTCGGTCCCCTGTATGCGGCACTGCAGGCGCTCAAGGCGGCATTCGATCCGCACAACCAGCTCAATCCGGGAAAGATCGCCACGCCCGCAGGCCAGAGTGCCCGGCTGCTGCGCATCGATGAGGTGCCGTTGCGTGCCGACGCCGATCGACAGATCGATGAGCGGGTGTGGCAGAGCTATGCCAGCGCCGTCCATTGCAACGGCAATGGCGCTTGCTACAACTTCGATCAGGACGACGCGATGTGCCCGTCATGGAAGGCCACGCGCGAACGCAGGCACTCCCCGAAAGGGCGTGCTTCGCTGCTGCGCGAGTGGCTGCGCCTGCAGGGCCAGGCGGGGGTGGATGTTCTGGCGGTGGCTGCGCGGCAACCCTCGTTCCTGGCCGGATTGGCCAGGCGCTGGCGCAACAGCCGCGAACGCGCTGCTAATGGAATGGACCGTTCCAACGACTTTTCCCACGAGGTGTACGAGGCGATGTCTGGTTGCCTGGCGTGCAAGTCGTGCGCGGGGCAATGCCCTGTCAAGGTCAACGTTCCGGACTTCCGTGCGCGCTTTCTGGCGCTGTATCACACGCGGTATGGAAGGCCGTTGAAGGACTACCTCATCGGCTCGCTCGAATTCAGCGTTCCCTATCTGGCACGCATTCCATGGCTCTACAACGGTGCCATGTCCAATGCGCTGGTGCGCCGGATGCTGGAGCGCCATGCAGGCATGGTGGACAGCCCGCTGTTGAGCCGCTTCGACTTCCAGGCCGCGTTGAGCCGCTGGGGCGTGCGCCGCGCCACGCCATCGTTGCTGGCCGCGCTGACGGACGCGCAACGCGCCCGGTCCGTGATCCTGGTGCAGGACGCTTTCACGCGCTATTTCGAAACGCCCGTGTTTTCCGCGTTCATCGAGTTGGCGTCCCGGCTGGGGTACACGGTCTGGCTGGCCCCATTCATGCCCAACGGCAAGCCGCTTCATGTGCTGGGCTTTCTGCAGGCCTTCGATCGAACGGCGTCCAAAAACGCGGAGATGCTTGGCGCTCTGGCATCGCATGGCGTGCCGCTGGTCGGCCTCGATCCTGCCATGACGCTCGTGTACCGCCAGGAATACGCGAAGCTGCCGTCTTTGCAAAAGCCGCCGGGCGTCCTGCTTGCGCAGGAATGGCTGCTGCAAGCCCTGCCCGTGCGGGCGTCCGGATCTCCTTCGGGAGACTTTCAGCTACTGAACCACTGCACCGAAAAAACGACCGCCCCTGCCGCCGCAGCGCTGTGGCCCCAGGTCTTCGCCCGTGCCGGTTTGAAGCTCAGTCCGCGGGCCAGTGGCTGCTGCGGCATGTCGGGAACCTACGGACACGAAAGCCTGAACGTGCAGACCTCGCGCCTCATCTACTCTCAATCGTGGGGGCCGATATTGAACGCCGAGCCGGCGCGACAGACGGAGTTCCTGGCCACCGGCTATTCCTGCCGCAGCCAGGCCAAGCGGATGGACGACCGGCGTTTGCGGCATCCCGTGGAAGTCCTGCTTCAGTTCTATGCACAGCGGGAAACTTCCGCTCCTGTCGGCACGGGTTGCTGAGCGCGTGCATCCGGCCGCTTTTCACCTGCCAGTGCACAATTGGCAAATAAAGGTATGATGAGCGTCATGCGAAAAGGGAAGAACAATGCCCGGACCGCTGCCAAAGAGGCCTCGCACGAACGCATCGTGCAGGCTGCTGCGCGCGCCATCCGGCGCAGCGGCTATGACGGCACCGGCGTGGCCGACATCATGAAAGAGGCGGGTTTGACGCACGGTGCGTTCTATGCCCATTTCGAGTCTCGCGAAGCCATGCTGGCCGAAGCGGCAGACCGTGCCGGAGCCGACGCCAACGCCGCCGCTGCGCGCATCGTCGCAGCCGTGCCGCCAGAGCAGTCCTTGCAAGCGCTGATGCAGGTCTATCTGTCCAAAGAGCATCTGGCGGCTATCGAGACAGGCTGCCCGGTTTCCGCCCTGGGCTCCGAGATGCCGCGCCAATCGCCCGAAGTGCGTCGCGCGGCCACGCTTCGCATCAAGGAGATGATCGATCTGGTGGCCCGTCAGTCGCCCGATTGGGGACAGCCTGGCGCCCACGAGCGCGCGTTGGTGACCGTGGCCACCATGGTGGGCACGTTGGTGCTGGCCCGTGCCGTTGATGATGCGGCGTTGTCGGACTCGCTGTGCAGCGCCGCGTTGAAGAGCCTGGCCCCGTCCGGTGCGTGAGCTCACCGGGCTTTTTTTGCTCATAAATATGATGGTCATCATTTCAAAAGGCCTGTCAGCCAATGCTGTCGGGTTCGTCATTTGCACTGCCTGGAAAAAGGAAATCCCATGAAAGCTTTCGTCCTGAACCGCTACGGAAAGACCGAGCGCTTGCGCGCCGCCGATGTGCCTGCGCCGGACTTGCGTGACGACGAGGTGCTGATCCAGGTTCACGCGACCGCCGTGAACCTGCTGGATGCCAAGATCCGCAGTGGCGAGTTTAAGCTCATCCTGCCGTATCGCACCCCCTTCATCCTGGGCCACGATGTGGCCGGCGTGGTGGTGCGTGTCGGACCGCGTGTCCACCAGTTCAAGGTGGGCGACGAGGTGTACGCCAGGCCCGATGACTTGCGCATCGGCACGTTCGCCGAATTCGTGGCCGTGAAGGAAGACTCGGTGGCGATGAAGCCCAGGAACATCACCATGGAAGAGGCTGCATCCATCCCCTTGGTGGGCTTGACGGCTTGGCAGGCGCTGGTCGAAAAGGCAAAGCTCAAGAAGGGGCAGAAGGTTTTCATCCAGGCAGGCTCCGGGGGCGTGGGCACGTTTGCCATCCAATTAGCCAAGCACCTGGGCGCGACGGTTGCCACCACCACCAGCACCGGTAACGTCGCTCTGGTGAAGCGCCTGGGCGCGGATGTCGTCATCGACTACAAGAACGAAGCCTTTGAAGACCACCTGAGCGGCTACGACGTGGTGCTGAACAGCCAGGATGGCAAGGGCCAGTTGCGGCAGATCACGCCGCTGATCGAGTCGGGCGCCATCCGCCCGGTGATCGACCAGGTCTTCCCCTTCGAATCCACCAACGATGCCCTGGCCTACGTCGAAAGCGGCCGAGCCAAAGGCAATGTGGTCATCAAGGTTCGATGAACCGTTCCATCGAACCACATCGCACGTCCGTGAATATGACGATCGTCATTTGAAATCTCAATCCAACCCTTTGGAGCTCCCCATGCACCTTGAAAACTCCGTCGTCCTCGTCACGGGCGCCAACCGCGGCATCGGCCTTGCCTTCGCGCGCGAACTGCTTGCGCGAGGTGCTCGCAAGGTTTACGCCGCCGCGCGCGACGCCGCCACCGTCACCTTGCCCGGCGTGCAGGCCCTGCGGCTCGACGTCACCAAGCCCGAGGAGGTCGCTGCTGCGGCCCAGCAGGCCGCCGACGTGAACCTGGTGATCAACAACGCGGGCATTGCCCAGCCGGGTGGTTTTCTGGATCAGGACAGCGACGCGGTGGCGCGCCGCATTTTTGAAACGAACTTTTTTGGTGTGCTGAACGTGAGCAAAGCGTTTGCGCCCGTGCTCCAGGCGAATGGCGGTGGCGCACTGCTCAACGTTCTGTCGGTGGCGTCGTGGGTCAATGGTGGAGATCTGGCCGCTTATTCGGCCAGCAAGTCGGCGGCGTGGTCGTTGACCAACGCACTGCGCCATGAGTTGGCCGGGCAGAAGACCCAGGTGCTGGGCCTGCACATGGCGTATGTGGACACCGACCTCACCAGGGGTTTCGAGGTCCC
This region of Acidovorax sp. GBBC 1281 genomic DNA includes:
- a CDS encoding amidohydrolase family protein, translated to MPITDRHGATHQAPPGETERVFPQGACDTHLHVFGSPGEFPFIAERAYTPPPATIEQYWSAYRPLGMDRCVLVQPSVYGRDHSLLKRTLGDAAAGSMRGVAVIFEDTPDTEIEELHRLGVRGARCNALFSGGVSIASVQSIADRVKGLGWHVQLLVNIDEDIRLVQGLAEKGMTVVVDHFGHPSDCSDIDSRGIRSLRSLMREGCAWVKFSGAYRISAAASGVDPAVLPLAHSLVQANPHRIVWGSDWPHPGIDATSIASAELASLITHWFPEEIRRKALVDNPTRLYWED
- a CDS encoding Bug family tripartite tricarboxylate transporter substrate binding protein yields the protein MFNAPSSRRGFLQGAASLAACSMTVPSGAQNRFPWKPITLVVPFAPGGNVDIVARSLGVPLTKWVGQSVIVDNRAGGGGAVGTSTVARAEADGHTLLVATPGQLGTLPEIIKTPYKADSLVPVAVLSRTPVVVVVRANDPRFKTAADFIKAVKSTSQGVAVGHAGPGSPNHLALLQFEDSAQAQVNAVPYKGSGPALVDLMGGQIDAVIDQITSSTPHIKGGALRALMVLGPQAGGLLASVPTQAQLGLPVFDATTFVGVFAPKATPAANVASLHEWITKSVAQPEFTNVIRDLGSEPVGEGGAALQRLVSGEVALATRMVKQGRLKAD
- the ydiJ gene encoding D-2-hydroxyglutarate dehydrogenase YdiJ, which produces MAIIPAPAPLDGDYPRFLQALAAEGFRGEITSQYADRTVLATDNSIYQRLPQAVVLPRDAADVETLAKLLARPEHRRVVVSPRGGGTGTNGQSLTDGIAVDLSRHLNQILWIDPVRRVARVQAGVVKDQLNAALKAHGLFFAPELSTSNRATIGGMINTDASGQGSCTYGKTRDHVQVLDMVLLGGVRFASRSVDTGELPLRLKESGLVGDVWRCAHRIATEHAELIEARFPKLNRCLTGYDLAHLKEPGGCFNLNSVLCGAEGSLGFVVEAEIGLLPIPRHSMLVNVRYASFMDALRDARVLMEHRPLSIETVDSRVLMLAMEDIVWQDVAEYFPAQADPAPTRGINLVEFCADSEDEVRTRVAAFTGHLARNPTVSRIGHTIASGRTAVDKVYAMRKRAVGLLGNVQGEARPQPFVEDTAVPPEKLADYIEEFRALLDRHGLSYGMFGHVDAGVLHVRPALDLKNPAHAALIRTISDEVAGLTLKYGGVLWGEHGKGVRSEYAPKYFGPLYAALQALKAAFDPHNQLNPGKIATPAGQSARLLRIDEVPLRADADRQIDERVWQSYASAVHCNGNGACYNFDQDDAMCPSWKATRERRHSPKGRASLLREWLRLQGQAGVDVLAVAARQPSFLAGLARRWRNSRERAANGMDRSNDFSHEVYEAMSGCLACKSCAGQCPVKVNVPDFRARFLALYHTRYGRPLKDYLIGSLEFSVPYLARIPWLYNGAMSNALVRRMLERHAGMVDSPLLSRFDFQAALSRWGVRRATPSLLAALTDAQRARSVILVQDAFTRYFETPVFSAFIELASRLGYTVWLAPFMPNGKPLHVLGFLQAFDRTASKNAEMLGALASHGVPLVGLDPAMTLVYRQEYAKLPSLQKPPGVLLAQEWLLQALPVRASGSPSGDFQLLNHCTEKTTAPAAAALWPQVFARAGLKLSPRASGCCGMSGTYGHESLNVQTSRLIYSQSWGPILNAEPARQTEFLATGYSCRSQAKRMDDRRLRHPVEVLLQFYAQRETSAPVGTGC
- a CDS encoding TetR/AcrR family transcriptional regulator; protein product: MMSVMRKGKNNARTAAKEASHERIVQAAARAIRRSGYDGTGVADIMKEAGLTHGAFYAHFESREAMLAEAADRAGADANAAAARIVAAVPPEQSLQALMQVYLSKEHLAAIETGCPVSALGSEMPRQSPEVRRAATLRIKEMIDLVARQSPDWGQPGAHERALVTVATMVGTLVLARAVDDAALSDSLCSAALKSLAPSGA
- a CDS encoding NADP-dependent oxidoreductase, with protein sequence MKAFVLNRYGKTERLRAADVPAPDLRDDEVLIQVHATAVNLLDAKIRSGEFKLILPYRTPFILGHDVAGVVVRVGPRVHQFKVGDEVYARPDDLRIGTFAEFVAVKEDSVAMKPRNITMEEAASIPLVGLTAWQALVEKAKLKKGQKVFIQAGSGGVGTFAIQLAKHLGATVATTTSTGNVALVKRLGADVVIDYKNEAFEDHLSGYDVVLNSQDGKGQLRQITPLIESGAIRPVIDQVFPFESTNDALAYVESGRAKGNVVIKVR
- a CDS encoding SDR family oxidoreductase — protein: MHLENSVVLVTGANRGIGLAFARELLARGARKVYAAARDAATVTLPGVQALRLDVTKPEEVAAAAQQAADVNLVINNAGIAQPGGFLDQDSDAVARRIFETNFFGVLNVSKAFAPVLQANGGGALLNVLSVASWVNGGDLAAYSASKSAAWSLTNALRHELAGQKTQVLGLHMAYVDTDLTRGFEVPKSSAEEIVQRALDGLEAGADEVLADVLTQQVRQGLTAPRPVYLPQAL